The DNA sequence CCAAGAACAATGGTGGCAGAGTGATTGCTGTAGGTACCACCAGCCTTCGAGCCTTAGAGAGTCAAGCGGCAAGCGGACAAAGCAGCGGGGAAACCAATCTCTTTATTACCCCCGGCTATCAATTTAAAACCGTGAATTGTTTGCTCACTAACTTTCATCTGCCAAAATCTACTTTATTAATGTTAGTTAGTGCTTTAGCAGGAGTGGATAACATTCGTGCCGCCTATCAACATGCTATTTCACAGAAATATCGTTTCTTCAGCTATGGAGATGCGATGTTTCTTTGCCGACTCGAGAATACAAAAATATGACCAAACCAGTTCACTTCAATATCTTGGCGCGTGACTCCCAGAGCCCAGCGCGACTTGGTCAGCTTGATCTTCCGCACGGTAGCGTGCAAACGCCGATCTTCATGCCTGTTGGCACATATGGTACGGTGAAGGCCATGACGCCTCGTGATTTGAATGAAGCTAAAGCACAAATCATTTTAGGAAACACTTTTCACCTTTGGTTAAGGCCGGGGTTAGATGTCATCAAAAAACATGGTGGCCTTCATCGCTTCATGGGATGGGATAAACCAATCCTGACTGACTCTGGTGGCTTTCAGGTATTTAGCTTGGGTGCATTACGCAAGATCTCTGAAGCGGGCGTCACATTTGCCTCGCCGATTAATGGCGACAAATTATTTATGTCCCCAGAAGTGTCGATGGAAATTCAAGCGGTGCTTAATAGCGATATCGCTATGCAGTTTGATGAGTGCACTCCTTATGAGATTAAGGGTCAACCCACTTCTGAAAAAACTGCACGCGCCTCACTAGAAATGTCCCTTCGTTGGGGTGACCGCTCGCTCAAACGCTTTCGCGAACTAGAGACTGGCAACGGTCTCTTTGGCATTGTCCAAGGCGGCATGTTTGAGAATCTGCGTGAATTTTCGCTAGATGCCGTTAGCCAGCAAGGGTTTGATGGGATTGCAATTGGCGGACTCTCCGTTGGCGAACCCAAACCCGAATTTGAGCGAATTCTCAATTTCACTGCACCCAAACTGCCGGAAAATATGCCTCACTACTTGATGGGCGTAGGCACTCCAGAAGACCTGATTTTGGGTGTCAGCTTGGGTATTGATATGTTTGATTGCGTGATGCCTACCCGCAATGCTCGTAATGGCTGGCTTTTTACCCGTTTTGGAGACCTAAAACTCCGTAATTCTGGGTATAAGGACGATGATCGCCCTGTGGACCCAACCTGCGCCTGCTATACCTGCCAAAACTTCACTAGATCCTACTTAAATCACCTCCAAAAGGCGAATGAGATCCTGGGGTCACAACTCAATACCATCCACAACCTGTCCTACTACCTGCAACTTATGACTGAGGTCCGCGAGGCACTCAGCAAGGACCGCTTTAGCGCCTATCGTGAGGAATTTCACAGTAATCGCCAGCGCGGCGTAGAGCCTGGACAGGACTAATAGCCCTACAGGGGGCTCAACCCCCTTCAAATCACCTCCAAAGCCCCACACAGTTTAGAATTGCGGGTTACGGCCTCAGGCTTAAAGGTCGAAAAACTCAGTAGTTTTTAATTGGTAATTAATGGAGGTTTTGTATGTGGATTAGTAATGCTTTTGCCCAAGCTCCTGCAGCGGGCGCAGATTCCGGTGGCTTGATGAGCTTCCTCCCTTTGATTTTGATGTTTGCAGTTCTGTACTTCATCATGATTCGCCCACAAATGAAGCGTCAAAAAGAAACTAAAGCAATGCTCGAATCATTGGGCGTTGGCGATGAAGTGGTTACTGTTGGCGGCATTATGGGCAAAGTAACAGCACTCAAGGACCAAGTAGTGACTGTTGAAATTTCTGCTGGCACTGAAGTGCAAATGCAAAAGGGCGCTATCACTACAGTATTGCCAAAAGGCACACTGAAGTCTGCTTAATGCATCCACTTAATTTGTTTGTTTAAAAGTATCTCAATATGAATCGCTACCCTCTCTGGAAATATCTAGTTATCGCTATTGCATTACTAATTGGCGGACTATATTCATTACCCAATTTCTATGGTGAGGCTCCAGCGGTTCAAGTCTCGTCTGCCAAACCAACCATCAAGGTTGATTTGGCAACACAGGCTCGTGTTGAAAAAATTCTGACTGAAGCGAGCATTGGTAACACCGGCATCTTCTTTGAAGTCGCTGGTAATGTAGGCTCAATCAAGGTTCGCTTTAATAACACTGATATTCAATTGCGTGCACGCGATCTCTTGCAGCAAAAATTGAATAATGATCAAAATGATCCGAACTATACCGTTGCATTAAATTTGCTTTCCAATACACCGGGGTGGCTTAATGCAATCAATGCATTGCCAATGCCTTTAGGACTTGACTTACGTGGTGGCGTGTACTTCCTTCTACAAGTCGACATGAAAGGCGCAGTTCAGAAGAAAGTTACTTCTTTAGCAACGGATATTCGCAGCCAATTACGCGACAAAAACATTCGTCATCAAGGCATCGAGCGTGGTGCTGACTTCATTTCCATCAGCTTTGGCAGCACCGCTGATGCTGAGGCGGCTCGCTCTGTATTAATGACAGCGCAACCGGAATTGATTTGGCAAGTAAAGCCTACCGGGCTATCACCAAAAGTTATCGGTGAATTTAAGCCTACTGCCTTAAAAGAAATTCAAGATAATGCTGTTAAGCAAAACATCATCACATTGAATAAACGCGTGAATGAACTTGCGGTTAAAGAACCAGTCATTCAACAGCAAGGTGCTGAGCGTATTGTGGTGCAACTACCAGGCGTACAAGATACAGCGCGTGCTAAAGATATTATTGGCCGTACAGCCACACTCGAATCACGCTTAGCTGATCCACTCATATCCACTATCGCCCTAGGCGAAACTCCTCCTCCAGGTATGGATACTTTCCGCTTTGGTGAAAACCGTTTGGGTGTATTCAAAAAATCAGTGATCTTTAGTGGTGATCGCATTACCGATGCAAGCGCAGGCTTTGATCAAAATCAACGCCCTGCAGTCAATATTTCCTTAGATGCTGCTGGTGGTCGCGTAATGCAAGAAGTGACTCGTGAAAACATTGGCAAACCAATGGGCATGATCTTGTTTGAAAAAGGCAAAGGTGAAGTACTCACGATAGCCACTATTCAAAGTGAATTTGGTTCTAAGTTCCAGATCACCGGTCAACCTACTACCGAAAGCGCCAATGACTTAGCCCTCTTATTACGTGCAGGCTCATTAGCGGCGCCAATGGAAATCATTGAAGAACGTACTATCGGACCAAGCTTGGGCGCAGAAAACATTGAGAAGGGCTTTAAGTCTCTCTTAATTGGTTTTGGTGCTATTGCTATCTTTATGATGGCTTACTACCTCTTGTTTGGTACATTCTCAGTTGTGGCGTTAGCAGTCAATCTACTCTTGCTCATTTCAGTACTTTCCATGTTGCAAGCCACGCTCACCTTGCCTGGTATTGCAGCGATGGCTTTAGCGCTCGGCATGGCGATTGACTCTAACGTGCTGATTAACGAACGTATTCGCGAAGAGTTGCGTAATGGCGCAGCCCCACAAACAGCCATTGCTGTAGGTTTCGATAAAGCCTGGGCAACCATCCTGGACTCAAACGTTACCACTTTGATAGCTGGTCTAGCCTTGTTAGCATTTGGCTCTGGCCCTATTAAAGGATTCGCAGTAGTTCACTGCTTAGGTATTCTGACTTCAATGTTCTCGGCTGTCTTCTTCTCACGTGGCCTTGTTAATCTTTGGTACGGCAGACATAAGAAGATTCAAAAACTCGCTATCGGCCAAGTTTGGCGCCCACAGGAGAAATAAGCCATGGAATTTTTCCGCATCAAAAAAGATATTCCCTTTATGCGCCATGCATTGGTACTCAATGCGATTTCTTTAATTACCTTTTTAGCAGCTGTCTTTTTCCTCTGGCATAACGGCCTGCACCTCTCCATCGAATTTACTGGTGGCACGGTGATGGAAGTTAGCTACCCACAAACTGCGCCACTGGACTCCATTCGCTCAAAAGTTGAGAAGCTTGGTTACGCAGATACCCAAATTCAAAACTTTGGTAGTTCACGCGACGTGATGATTCGCCTGCCTTTACAAAAAGATGCTGAAGGCAAACTCATCTCCTCAGCCGATCAAAGTACAGCAGTTATGCAAGTGCTAGATCCAGCAGCAACCGGTGTAAAGCTCCAGCGCGTTGAATTTGTTGGTCCACAAGTTGGTCGTGAGCTAGCAATAGATGGATTAATGGCATTGCTATTTGTAATTATTGGCATTGTGGTTTACCTCTCATTCCGCTTTGAGTGGAAGTTTGCGGTTGCAGGCATCATTGCGAACTTGCACGATATTGTGATTATTCTGGGTTTCTTCGCATTCTTCCAATGGGAATTCTCACTCTCAGTGTTAGCGGCAGTCCTTGCAGTTCTGGGCTACTCCGTAAATGAGTCCGTGGTGATCTTTGACCGTATTCGCGAAAACTTCCGCAAGTACCGCAAGATGAATACCCGTGAAATCATTGATAACGCCATTACCAGCACTATCAGTCGTACCGTGATTACCCACGGCAGTACTGAGATGATGGTTTTGGCAATGCTGATTTTCGGCGGCCCAACACTCTTCTATTTCGCCTTAGCGCTGACTATTGGTATTTTGTTTGGTATTTACTCTTCAGTCTTCGTTGCTGCAGCATTAGCCATGTGGCTTGGTGTTACACGTGAAGATTTAGTAAAGGGTGATAAAAAGCCTGATGACGAAGCGCGCAAAGATGACCCTAACTTCGGGGCACGGGTTTAAGCTAGCAAGTAGTTTGCTGATCAAGGGCAGCTAAGATTTTATTAGTTGCACCTTGATGTTTTACTAAGTAGTCCTTAGCTGCATCACTCATTTTTTTAAGCTCAGCAGTATTTAAGAGCAACTCCTTCAAAGATTCCATTAAAGCAATTGGCTCGGTTAAGAGAAGCTCTCCCTTAATTCGTTTAGCTGCACCACTATCAATTGCATCTAAAGCCGCCTGCTGAAAGTTATAAGTATGCTCACCCAATAAAACAGGGCACCCTGCCGCACATGCCTCAATAAGGTTTTGACCCCCAAAAGGTAGCAGACTTCCACCCATCAACACTAAGTCAGAGGCACTGTAATACATCGGCATCTCACCCATAGAGTCGCCCAAGACAATATCTATGCCAGCACAATCGTTTGGAATATTGGACCACTCACTGCGTCTACGGAACTTTAAGCCAGCGCTATTAATCTGATCGGCTACTTCTGAGAATCTCTCTGGATGACGTGGCACAAGACAAAGTAAGGGGGCAATTGCAAAAGCATGGTTTAAAAGTAAATCTTTCCAAGCCTTGAGAATGACAGTCTCTTCTCCATCGCGCGTACTAGCTGCACATACCATCAAGCGCTGGCTAACATGTAAATCTTGGCGCCAAACCTTGCCTTGCTCTACGAGACCAGGATCCAAGGGAACATCAAACTTGAGGTTACCCACTATCTGCACACCCTTTACGTCTAAGCTGCGATAACGTTGTGCATCAAACTCAGTTTGAGCCAAGATGCCTGCAAAGGCTTGAAATAATGCGCGCCCCGCTTTACCAAAATGACTGACACGACGCGCGCTACGCTCTGATAAACGGGCATTAACCAGAAATAGAGGCAAGCCAATTTCTTTGCAGCGAAAGACAACGGTTGGCCAGGCTTCGGTTTCCATAAATAGGCCAAGCTTTGGCTTAAAGGTCTTCAAGAAATGCTCTACAGCCCAACAAATGTCATATGGCAAATAGACTTGTCGGATTTGTCCAGAGGCAATTTCTTTCGCAAATAACTGCTTACCAGTGCGGCGTCCATTCAGCGTCATATGGGTAAGGAGAATCGATTCACATCTAGCCAAATAAGCATCAATCAATGGTTGGGCAGCACGAGTCTCTCCAACCGATACCGCATGAATCCAAATTGTTCCCTGTGTAATTGGCTTGCTGTAGCCAAAACCCAGGCGTTCCGGAATGTGATGGAGGTACGAAAAGGCATGACGTGCGCGCCAAGCCAATCGAACAAAAGCCAATGGCAATAAAAGATGCCATAGCAATTGATAAACAGCAAACCAGATCCGGGGACGTGCCCCGTATTCCGAATTGGTAGTCAAACTCACTTTTTCAGACGTTCGGTCAATTCAACCGCCTTGCCTAAATAAGAAGATGGTGTCATCTCCAATAGACGCGCCTTTGCATCTTCAGGAATCTTCAAGCCACGTATAAATGTTTGCAAATCAGCTTGATTAATGCCTTTGCCGCGAGTCAATTCTTTTAATTGCTCGTAAGGATTTTCAATACCGTAACGGCGCATAACCGTTTGTACCGGCTCAGCTAAAACTTCCCAACAAGCATCTAAATCAGCAGCAATCGCCGCGAGATTAACCTCTAACTTTCCAAGCCCACGCAAGGCGCTGTCATAAGCTAATACACTATGACCAAAGGCTGGACCTAAATTGCGCAAAACGGTTGAATCAGTTAGGTCACGCTGCCAACGAGAAATTGGCAATTTTTCAGCAAGGTGACGCAGCAATGCATTGGCAACACCCAAGTTACCCTCAGAATTTTCAAAGTCAATCGGGTTGACCTTATGCGGCATCGTGGATGAACCAATCTCACCCGCTTTAGTGCGCTGCTTGAAATATCCAACTGAGATATAAGCCCAGAAGTCACGATCCATATCTAAGAGGATCGTATTAGCTCGAGCAATAGCATCAAAGAGCTGCGCCATACCATCGTGTGGCTCAATTTGAATGGTGTATGGATTGAAGGTCAAACCTAAACGCTTTTCCACTACATTTTTAGAAAAATTTTCCCAATCAAAATCAGGGTAAGCAGATAAGTGGGCGTTATAGTTGCCAACCGCACCGTTCATCTTACCCAGCAGAGGAACTGCTGCAATTGCATCAATCGCACGCTCTAAACGCTTAGCAATATTCGCAATTTCTTTTCCAAGAGTGCTGGGTGAAGCAGGTTGACCA is a window from the Polynucleobacter sp. MWH-Aus1W21 genome containing:
- the tgt gene encoding tRNA guanosine(34) transglycosylase Tgt; amino-acid sequence: MTKPVHFNILARDSQSPARLGQLDLPHGSVQTPIFMPVGTYGTVKAMTPRDLNEAKAQIILGNTFHLWLRPGLDVIKKHGGLHRFMGWDKPILTDSGGFQVFSLGALRKISEAGVTFASPINGDKLFMSPEVSMEIQAVLNSDIAMQFDECTPYEIKGQPTSEKTARASLEMSLRWGDRSLKRFRELETGNGLFGIVQGGMFENLREFSLDAVSQQGFDGIAIGGLSVGEPKPEFERILNFTAPKLPENMPHYLMGVGTPEDLILGVSLGIDMFDCVMPTRNARNGWLFTRFGDLKLRNSGYKDDDRPVDPTCACYTCQNFTRSYLNHLQKANEILGSQLNTIHNLSYYLQLMTEVREALSKDRFSAYREEFHSNRQRGVEPGQD
- the yajC gene encoding preprotein translocase subunit YajC, producing the protein MWISNAFAQAPAAGADSGGLMSFLPLILMFAVLYFIMIRPQMKRQKETKAMLESLGVGDEVVTVGGIMGKVTALKDQVVTVEISAGTEVQMQKGAITTVLPKGTLKSA
- the secD gene encoding protein translocase subunit SecD yields the protein MNRYPLWKYLVIAIALLIGGLYSLPNFYGEAPAVQVSSAKPTIKVDLATQARVEKILTEASIGNTGIFFEVAGNVGSIKVRFNNTDIQLRARDLLQQKLNNDQNDPNYTVALNLLSNTPGWLNAINALPMPLGLDLRGGVYFLLQVDMKGAVQKKVTSLATDIRSQLRDKNIRHQGIERGADFISISFGSTADAEAARSVLMTAQPELIWQVKPTGLSPKVIGEFKPTALKEIQDNAVKQNIITLNKRVNELAVKEPVIQQQGAERIVVQLPGVQDTARAKDIIGRTATLESRLADPLISTIALGETPPPGMDTFRFGENRLGVFKKSVIFSGDRITDASAGFDQNQRPAVNISLDAAGGRVMQEVTRENIGKPMGMILFEKGKGEVLTIATIQSEFGSKFQITGQPTTESANDLALLLRAGSLAAPMEIIEERTIGPSLGAENIEKGFKSLLIGFGAIAIFMMAYYLLFGTFSVVALAVNLLLLISVLSMLQATLTLPGIAAMALALGMAIDSNVLINERIREELRNGAAPQTAIAVGFDKAWATILDSNVTTLIAGLALLAFGSGPIKGFAVVHCLGILTSMFSAVFFSRGLVNLWYGRHKKIQKLAIGQVWRPQEK
- the secF gene encoding protein translocase subunit SecF, whose product is MEFFRIKKDIPFMRHALVLNAISLITFLAAVFFLWHNGLHLSIEFTGGTVMEVSYPQTAPLDSIRSKVEKLGYADTQIQNFGSSRDVMIRLPLQKDAEGKLISSADQSTAVMQVLDPAATGVKLQRVEFVGPQVGRELAIDGLMALLFVIIGIVVYLSFRFEWKFAVAGIIANLHDIVIILGFFAFFQWEFSLSVLAAVLAVLGYSVNESVVIFDRIRENFRKYRKMNTREIIDNAITSTISRTVITHGSTEMMVLAMLIFGGPTLFYFALALTIGILFGIYSSVFVAAALAMWLGVTREDLVKGDKKPDDEARKDDPNFGARV
- a CDS encoding 3-deoxy-D-manno-octulosonic acid transferase, with the protein product MSLTTNSEYGARPRIWFAVYQLLWHLLLPLAFVRLAWRARHAFSYLHHIPERLGFGYSKPITQGTIWIHAVSVGETRAAQPLIDAYLARCESILLTHMTLNGRRTGKQLFAKEIASGQIRQVYLPYDICWAVEHFLKTFKPKLGLFMETEAWPTVVFRCKEIGLPLFLVNARLSERSARRVSHFGKAGRALFQAFAGILAQTEFDAQRYRSLDVKGVQIVGNLKFDVPLDPGLVEQGKVWRQDLHVSQRLMVCAASTRDGEETVILKAWKDLLLNHAFAIAPLLCLVPRHPERFSEVADQINSAGLKFRRRSEWSNIPNDCAGIDIVLGDSMGEMPMYYSASDLVLMGGSLLPFGGQNLIEACAAGCPVLLGEHTYNFQQAALDAIDSGAAKRIKGELLLTEPIALMESLKELLLNTAELKKMSDAAKDYLVKHQGATNKILAALDQQTTC
- the purB gene encoding adenylosuccinate lyase — its product is MSQPLSTLNALSPLDGRYAGKLDALRPWLSEAAFMRQRVFVEIHWLLALAAAGLPDVPKINAADEAFLLSLPENFSDADAQRIKDIEAVTNHDVKAVEYFLKEKVAGRPDLLKASEFIHFACTSEDINNTSHGLMLRGARDEVLLPQLRKVLSVLTDLALEHAKVPLLSRTHGQPASPSTLGKEIANIAKRLERAIDAIAAVPLLGKMNGAVGNYNAHLSAYPDFDWENFSKNVVEKRLGLTFNPYTIQIEPHDGMAQLFDAIARANTILLDMDRDFWAYISVGYFKQRTKAGEIGSSTMPHKVNPIDFENSEGNLGVANALLRHLAEKLPISRWQRDLTDSTVLRNLGPAFGHSVLAYDSALRGLGKLEVNLAAIAADLDACWEVLAEPVQTVMRRYGIENPYEQLKELTRGKGINQADLQTFIRGLKIPEDAKARLLEMTPSSYLGKAVELTERLKK